In a genomic window of Geoalkalibacter sp.:
- a CDS encoding NifB/NifX family molybdenum-iron cluster-binding protein, with translation MRIAVASKSGTQVDQHFGHAERFLIYDCAAGQPRLVEEKPVEKYCSFDPDHPFREDKFSAILAALEGCRAVVMVQIGELPRQELEKRGIAAINAVGPIEQALLAAHGTLCGCGFNCGKKSC, from the coding sequence ATGCGCATCGCCGTCGCGTCCAAATCCGGCACCCAGGTCGACCAGCACTTCGGCCACGCCGAACGCTTTCTCATCTATGATTGCGCCGCCGGCCAGCCGCGCCTGGTGGAGGAAAAGCCGGTGGAGAAGTACTGCTCCTTCGATCCCGACCACCCCTTTCGCGAGGACAAGTTCAGCGCCATCCTCGCTGCGCTTGAGGGCTGCCGCGCGGTGGTCATGGTGCAGATCGGCGAACTGCCGCGCCAGGAGCTGGAAAAGCGCGGCATCGCCGCCATCAACGCCGTCGGCCCCATCGAGCAAGCCCTGCTTGCCGCCCACGGCACCCTGTGCGGCTGCGGGTTCAACTGCGGCAAGAAGAGCTGCTGA
- the fdxB gene encoding ferredoxin III, nif-specific: MAFLTGKTKGGKDWTPAFIEAIDHEKCIGCGRCYKVCSRSVFGPLDLEDEESESVRMVMSIVNDANCIGCVACGVTCSKKAFSFKPMAA, translated from the coding sequence ATGGCATTTCTGACCGGCAAGACCAAGGGAGGCAAGGACTGGACTCCCGCCTTCATCGAAGCCATCGACCATGAAAAGTGCATCGGCTGCGGGCGCTGCTACAAGGTGTGTTCGCGCAGCGTCTTCGGCCCCCTTGACCTGGAGGACGAGGAAAGCGAATCGGTGCGCATGGTCATGAGCATCGTCAACGACGCCAATTGCATCGGCTGCGTGGCCTGCGGCGTGACCTGCTCGAAAAAAGCCTTCAGCTTCAAGCCCATGGCCGCCTAG
- the nifX gene encoding nitrogen fixation protein NifX, protein MKVAFASTDKTHIDEHFGQAEHFYIWDVGPEQAEFSGVVQVRADGPGHSDDKIEARAAALADCALVYVAEIGGPAAARLVAKKIHPIKSKDQEAIVAVVEKLQDVLRGSPPPWLRKAMLKGERPAP, encoded by the coding sequence ATGAAAGTCGCCTTCGCCAGTACCGACAAGACCCACATCGACGAGCACTTCGGCCAGGCCGAGCACTTCTACATATGGGACGTGGGGCCCGAGCAGGCTGAATTCTCCGGGGTGGTGCAGGTGCGCGCCGATGGTCCGGGGCATTCCGACGACAAGATCGAGGCGCGCGCCGCGGCGCTGGCCGACTGCGCCCTGGTGTATGTCGCCGAGATCGGCGGACCGGCTGCGGCGCGCTTGGTGGCGAAAAAGATTCACCCCATCAAGAGCAAGGACCAGGAGGCGATTGTCGCCGTGGTCGAAAAACTCCAGGACGTCCTGCGCGGCAGTCCGCCGCCCTGGCTGCGCAAGGCCATGCTCAAGGGCGAGCGGCCCGCGCCCTAG
- the nifK gene encoding nitrogenase molybdenum-iron protein subunit beta: protein MSEAAKIVTEITPEEEARVLEWTKSKDYLEKNLKREATVINPAHGCQPVGAQLAAHGFEGSLPFVHGSQGCASYYRSTLNRHFREPAPAVSDAMTEDGAVFGGQNNLFEGLENAYKLYHPKIMPIFTSCMPEIIGDDLTAFIKNARLKGHIPEDFPLPYANTPSFNGTHIHGYDAMLKAILEDLTAGKRVEGACTGKLNLIAGFDACTGNYREYKRLLDAMEVPHTLLADISETFDSPLDGEYRIYPGGTPLAEAAASINGKATISLQKYATANTMKFIQQEYAGKHEVLPMPVGVQATDAFLLKVSELFGKPVPESLKAERGRVVDAMTDAHQYLHNKKFALFGDPDQLLALAGFLLEMGAKPYHVLCSRATKKFEKEMKALLDSSPYGKGCHVWVNKDLWHLRSILFDDPVDMMLGDTHGKFAARDTNTPLIRVGFPIIDRVNIHRYPIIGYQGALNLLTWIANKFLDIKDDTCESQWFEMMR, encoded by the coding sequence ATGAGCGAAGCCGCAAAAATCGTCACCGAAATCACCCCCGAGGAAGAAGCGCGGGTGCTCGAATGGACCAAGTCCAAGGACTATCTGGAAAAAAACCTCAAGCGCGAAGCCACCGTCATCAACCCGGCGCATGGCTGCCAGCCCGTGGGCGCGCAGCTGGCCGCCCACGGCTTTGAAGGCAGCCTGCCCTTCGTGCACGGCTCCCAGGGCTGCGCCTCCTACTACCGCTCGACCCTCAACCGTCATTTCCGCGAGCCGGCGCCGGCGGTGTCCGACGCCATGACCGAGGACGGCGCGGTGTTCGGCGGCCAGAACAACCTGTTCGAGGGCCTGGAGAACGCCTACAAGCTCTATCATCCCAAGATCATGCCGATTTTTACCTCGTGCATGCCCGAAATCATCGGCGACGACCTGACCGCCTTCATCAAGAACGCGCGGCTCAAGGGCCATATCCCCGAGGATTTTCCGCTGCCCTACGCCAACACGCCGAGCTTCAACGGCACGCATATCCATGGCTACGACGCCATGCTCAAGGCGATCCTCGAGGATCTCACCGCCGGCAAGCGCGTGGAGGGCGCCTGCACGGGCAAGCTCAACCTGATCGCCGGGTTTGACGCCTGCACCGGCAACTATCGCGAATACAAGCGGCTGCTCGACGCCATGGAGGTGCCCCACACGCTGCTCGCCGACATTTCCGAGACCTTCGATTCGCCCCTCGACGGCGAGTACCGCATCTATCCCGGCGGCACGCCGCTCGCCGAGGCCGCCGCATCCATCAACGGCAAGGCGACCATCTCGCTGCAGAAGTACGCTACCGCCAACACCATGAAGTTCATCCAGCAGGAGTACGCGGGCAAGCACGAGGTGCTGCCCATGCCCGTCGGCGTGCAGGCCACCGATGCCTTTTTGCTCAAGGTGTCGGAATTGTTCGGCAAGCCCGTGCCAGAATCTCTTAAAGCCGAGCGCGGCCGGGTGGTGGATGCCATGACCGATGCTCACCAGTACCTGCACAACAAGAAGTTCGCCCTGTTCGGCGATCCCGATCAGCTCCTCGCCCTGGCCGGCTTTCTGCTGGAAATGGGCGCCAAGCCCTATCATGTGCTGTGCAGCCGCGCCACCAAGAAATTCGAGAAGGAGATGAAGGCGCTGCTCGATTCCTCGCCCTACGGCAAGGGCTGCCATGTATGGGTCAACAAGGACCTCTGGCACCTGCGCAGCATTCTCTTCGACGATCCGGTGGATATGATGCTCGGCGACACCCATGGCAAGTTCGCCGCGCGCGACACCAACACGCCGCTGATCCGCGTCGGCTTTCCCATCATCGACCGGGTCAACATCCACCGCTATCCCATCATCGGCTACCAGGGCGCCCTCAACCTGCTCACCTGGATCGCCAACAAGTTCCTCGACATCAAGGACGACACCTGCGAGTCGCAGTGGTTCGAGATGATGCGCTAG
- the nifD gene encoding nitrogenase molybdenum-iron protein alpha chain has translation MYQPGDKDVKTKPEVEGLSKERAAKLIEETLELYPAKAKKKRAPHLAPNDPEDKGCAVRSNKKTLPGVMSARGCAYAGAKGVVWGPIRDMVHISHGPVGCGWYSWGTRRNLTTGVPGVSSFSGMQFTSDFQEKDIVYGGDKKLEIICREVTELFPLAKGVSVLSECPVGLIGDDINATAKKMANELELPVVPCNCEGFRGVSQSLGHHISNDTIRDHIIGTREFAEEPGPYDIALIGDYNIGGDIWSAVKVLEEIGLKVKAQWTGDGQIEHIAATHKVKLNLIHCYRSMNYMCKVMEEKYGIPWLEFNFFGPTKIKESLRAIAERFDDHIKENVERVIAKYDPIMQAIIDEYRPRLEGKKVMIFVGGLRPRHTIGAYEDLGMECVGSGYEFAHSDDYDRTYPEMPKGSLVFDDASEIELEKFAEAVKPDLVASGIKEKYVFQKMGLPFRQMHSWDYSGPYHGYDGFAIFARDIDMAINSPTWKLVKSPF, from the coding sequence ATGTATCAGCCTGGTGATAAAGACGTTAAGACCAAGCCCGAAGTCGAGGGCTTGAGCAAGGAAAGGGCCGCCAAGCTCATCGAGGAAACCCTCGAGCTCTACCCGGCCAAGGCCAAGAAGAAGCGCGCCCCCCATCTGGCGCCCAACGACCCCGAGGACAAGGGCTGCGCGGTGCGCTCCAACAAAAAGACCCTGCCCGGCGTGATGAGCGCGCGCGGTTGCGCCTACGCCGGCGCCAAGGGCGTGGTCTGGGGGCCGATCCGCGACATGGTGCACATTTCCCACGGCCCGGTGGGCTGCGGCTGGTATTCCTGGGGCACGCGGCGCAACCTGACCACCGGCGTGCCGGGGGTCTCCTCCTTCTCCGGCATGCAGTTCACGTCCGATTTCCAGGAGAAGGACATCGTCTACGGCGGCGACAAGAAGCTTGAAATCATCTGCCGCGAGGTGACGGAACTCTTTCCCCTGGCTAAGGGCGTGTCGGTGCTCTCCGAGTGCCCGGTGGGACTCATCGGCGACGACATCAACGCCACCGCCAAGAAAATGGCCAATGAACTCGAACTGCCCGTGGTGCCTTGCAACTGCGAGGGTTTTCGCGGCGTGTCCCAGTCCCTGGGGCACCACATCTCCAACGACACCATCCGCGACCACATCATCGGCACCCGCGAGTTCGCCGAGGAGCCGGGGCCCTACGACATCGCCCTGATCGGCGACTACAACATCGGCGGCGACATCTGGTCGGCGGTCAAGGTGCTGGAGGAAATCGGTCTCAAGGTCAAGGCGCAGTGGACGGGCGACGGGCAGATCGAACACATTGCCGCAACGCACAAGGTCAAGCTCAACCTGATCCATTGCTACCGCTCCATGAACTACATGTGCAAGGTCATGGAGGAGAAATACGGCATTCCCTGGCTCGAATTCAACTTCTTCGGCCCGACCAAGATCAAGGAGAGCCTGCGCGCCATCGCCGAGCGCTTCGATGACCATATCAAGGAGAACGTCGAGCGCGTCATCGCCAAGTACGACCCCATCATGCAGGCGATCATCGACGAGTACCGGCCGCGCCTGGAGGGCAAGAAGGTGATGATCTTCGTCGGCGGCCTGCGCCCGCGCCACACCATCGGCGCCTACGAGGATCTGGGCATGGAGTGCGTGGGCTCGGGCTACGAGTTCGCCCACTCGGACGACTACGACCGCACCTATCCGGAAATGCCCAAGGGCTCGCTGGTGTTCGACGACGCCTCGGAGATCGAGCTGGAGAAATTCGCCGAAGCCGTCAAGCCCGACCTGGTCGCATCGGGCATCAAGGAAAAATATGTGTTCCAGAAGATGGGGCTGCCCTTTCGCCAGATGCACAGCTGGGACTACTCCGGGCCCTATCACGGTTACGACGGGTTCGCCATCTTCGCCCGCGACATCGACATGGCCATCAACAGCCCGACCTGGAAACTGGTGAAGAGCCCCTTCTGA
- the nifH gene encoding nitrogenase iron protein, translating to MRQIAIYGKGGIGKSTTTQNTVAGLASLGKKVMIVGCDPKADSTRLILHAKAQETVMDKVRELGTVEDLELEDVLKVGYGDVKCVESGGPEPGVGCAGRGVITAINFLEEEGAYTEDLDFVFYDVLGDVVCGGFAMPIRENKAEEIYIVVSGEMMAMYAANNIAKGILKYSSSGNVRLAGLICNSRNTDREADLIEALAKKLGTQMIHFVPRDNQVQRAELRRMTVIEYSPEHKQAEEYRTLAKKIADNKMLVVPTPLEMEELEDLLMEFGIMEAEDETIIGKAENA from the coding sequence ATTCGTCAGATCGCAATTTACGGCAAAGGCGGCATCGGCAAATCCACCACCACCCAGAACACCGTCGCGGGTCTGGCCAGCCTGGGCAAGAAGGTCATGATCGTCGGCTGCGACCCCAAGGCCGACTCCACCCGCCTGATCCTGCACGCCAAGGCGCAGGAGACGGTCATGGACAAGGTGCGTGAGCTGGGCACCGTCGAGGATCTGGAGCTTGAGGACGTGCTCAAGGTCGGCTACGGCGACGTCAAATGCGTGGAATCGGGCGGTCCCGAACCGGGGGTTGGCTGCGCCGGCCGCGGCGTCATCACCGCCATCAACTTTCTGGAGGAAGAGGGCGCCTACACCGAGGATCTCGACTTCGTCTTCTACGACGTGCTCGGCGACGTGGTGTGCGGCGGATTCGCCATGCCCATCCGCGAGAACAAGGCCGAGGAGATCTACATCGTCGTCTCCGGCGAGATGATGGCCATGTACGCGGCCAACAACATCGCCAAGGGGATTCTCAAGTATTCCTCCTCGGGCAACGTGCGCCTGGCCGGGCTGATCTGCAACAGCCGCAACACCGACCGCGAGGCCGATCTCATCGAGGCGCTCGCCAAGAAACTCGGTACCCAGATGATTCATTTCGTGCCGCGCGACAATCAGGTGCAGCGCGCCGAACTGCGTCGCATGACGGTCATCGAGTATTCGCCCGAGCACAAGCAGGCCGAGGAGTACCGCACCCTGGCGAAAAAGATCGCCGACAACAAGATGCTGGTGGTGCCCACGCCCCTGGAGATGGAAGAGCTCGAGGATCTGCTCATGGAGTTCGGCATCATGGAAGCCGAGGACGAAACCATCATCGGCAAGGCGGAGAATGCCTGA
- a CDS encoding radical SAM protein has product MAREELIARNREEYGERYGLLKFPGSGQAAAALSRRDALLECLAAKVAIGCGGTKLDCNRLSPGCAVCVAGRWSCLFINGTCNRTCFYCPSPQDEVGRPTTNSLEFPHPQDYVDYIATFGFTGVSFSGGEPLLTPERTLSYLKAVKERFGADLHVWLYTNGTLVTPEILGALRDAGLDEIRFDIGATDYQLKKAAAAVGVIPTVTVEIPAVPEEQELLRARIAEMADLGIAHLNLHQLRLTPYNFERFQGRGYTFLHGEKVTVLESELCALELIRDSLERGIDLPINYCSFVYKNLYQAQAARTRNGRFAAKGHEALTPAGYLRGLALTGAAETILRQVDALRLAGAESEQWQLSRAKDRLSFHPALSPLLALDDLELRVNYAEAVQRPAISYRFPFVEVPINATRKIVIERRPSCGEILLSAADGRAALRALREGGALDGFAHLAPFEALKTGLQEYF; this is encoded by the coding sequence ATGGCGCGTGAAGAGTTGATCGCCCGCAATCGCGAGGAATATGGTGAACGCTACGGCCTGCTGAAATTTCCCGGCTCCGGGCAGGCTGCCGCGGCCTTGTCCCGGCGCGATGCCTTGCTCGAATGTCTCGCCGCCAAGGTCGCCATCGGCTGCGGCGGCACCAAGCTCGACTGCAACCGTCTCTCGCCGGGTTGCGCCGTCTGCGTGGCGGGGCGCTGGTCGTGCCTGTTCATCAACGGCACGTGCAACCGCACCTGCTTTTATTGCCCTTCCCCCCAGGACGAGGTCGGCCGGCCGACCACCAACAGTCTTGAATTTCCCCATCCCCAGGACTATGTCGATTACATCGCGACCTTCGGCTTTACCGGCGTAAGTTTCAGCGGGGGCGAGCCGCTGCTCACGCCCGAGCGCACCCTGAGCTATCTCAAGGCGGTCAAGGAGCGCTTCGGCGCGGATCTGCACGTCTGGCTCTACACCAACGGCACCCTGGTCACCCCGGAGATTCTCGGGGCACTGCGCGATGCCGGACTGGACGAGATCCGTTTCGACATCGGCGCCACGGACTATCAACTCAAAAAGGCCGCCGCGGCGGTGGGGGTGATTCCCACCGTCACCGTGGAAATTCCCGCCGTGCCCGAGGAGCAGGAGCTGCTGCGCGCCAGGATCGCCGAGATGGCCGACCTTGGCATCGCCCACCTCAATCTGCATCAGTTGCGGCTGACTCCTTACAATTTCGAGCGCTTCCAGGGGCGCGGCTACACTTTTCTGCACGGCGAGAAGGTCACTGTGCTCGAATCGGAGCTCTGCGCCCTGGAACTGATCCGCGACAGTCTGGAGCGCGGCATCGATCTGCCCATCAACTACTGTTCCTTCGTCTACAAGAACCTCTATCAGGCGCAGGCGGCACGGACGCGCAACGGCCGCTTCGCCGCAAAAGGCCATGAGGCACTGACGCCCGCGGGATACCTTCGCGGGTTGGCGCTGACCGGTGCGGCCGAGACCATCCTGCGCCAGGTCGATGCTCTTCGGCTGGCGGGAGCGGAGTCTGAGCAGTGGCAGCTCAGCCGCGCCAAGGATCGCCTGAGCTTTCATCCGGCCCTAAGTCCGTTGCTGGCGCTGGACGATCTGGAACTGCGGGTGAATTATGCCGAGGCCGTGCAGCGGCCGGCGATCAGCTACCGCTTTCCCTTTGTCGAGGTGCCCATCAACGCAACGCGCAAGATCGTCATCGAGCGGCGCCCCTCGTGCGGCGAAATCCTGCTGTCCGCCGCGGACGGCCGGGCGGCTCTGCGTGCCTTGCGCGAGGGCGGCGCGCTGGACGGGTTCGCGCACCTTGCGCCCTTTGAAGCGCTCAAGACGGGTTTGCAGGAGTATTTTTGA
- a CDS encoding DUF4332 domain-containing protein, with protein MKRLNEIEGIGDVYRQKLEAAGIASTDQLLEAGSTPKGRKELAEKAGVSDKLLLKWINNADLFRIKGVGQEYADLLESSGVDTVPELAQRNAENLHQKMSEVNEQKKLVRKLPTADQVRAWITQAKELPRMIHY; from the coding sequence ATGAAGCGTCTGAACGAGATCGAGGGCATTGGGGATGTCTATCGGCAAAAGCTTGAAGCGGCGGGCATCGCGTCCACGGACCAGCTTCTGGAGGCCGGATCCACGCCCAAGGGCCGCAAGGAACTGGCGGAGAAGGCCGGCGTCAGCGACAAGTTGCTGCTGAAATGGATCAACAACGCCGATTTGTTTCGCATCAAGGGCGTCGGGCAGGAATACGCGGATCTGCTCGAATCCTCCGGTGTTGACACGGTTCCCGAACTGGCCCAGCGCAACGCCGAGAATCTGCATCAGAAGATGAGCGAGGTCAACGAGCAGAAGAAACTGGTGCGCAAGCTTCCCACCGCGGATCAGGTGCGTGCCTGGATCACCCAGGCGAAGGAACTGCCGCGCATGATTCACTATTGA
- a CDS encoding O-acetyl-ADP-ribose deacetylase gives MTQYRIEVVQGDITKMPVDAIVNAANTSLLGGGGVDGAIHRAAGPQLLEECRRLNGCETGQAKITAGYNLPARHVIHTVGPVWHGGSQGEEGQLADCYLNSLRLAREHGLKSIAFPSISTGAYRFPLERACRIAVREVKAFLAEQQTVQQVYFVCFSEGDAAVYRRTLEEMSASG, from the coding sequence ATGACGCAGTACCGCATCGAAGTGGTGCAGGGCGACATTACGAAAATGCCGGTGGATGCCATCGTCAACGCCGCCAATACCTCGCTGCTCGGCGGCGGCGGGGTGGACGGCGCCATCCACCGCGCCGCCGGGCCGCAATTGCTGGAGGAATGCCGAAGGCTCAACGGCTGCGAAACCGGCCAGGCGAAGATCACCGCCGGCTACAACCTGCCCGCGCGCCATGTCATCCATACCGTCGGCCCGGTCTGGCACGGCGGCTCCCAGGGTGAGGAAGGCCAGCTTGCCGACTGCTATCTCAACAGCCTGCGCCTGGCCCGGGAACACGGCCTCAAATCCATCGCCTTTCCCTCCATCAGCACCGGTGCCTATCGCTTTCCCCTGGAGCGCGCCTGCCGCATCGCCGTGCGCGAAGTGAAGGCGTTTCTCGCCGAACAGCAGACGGTGCAACAGGTGTATTTCGTGTGTTTTTCCGAAGGGGATGCCGCCGTGTATCGACGCACCCTGGAAGAAATGTCCGCATCCGGTTGA
- a CDS encoding energy transducer TonB, with protein MNANLQRFLLFLVFSLLLHGLLMLAPARQPSAPASDRSSGKALRIEVMTVPAQAVESAQSVPIPPVVSEAPPLARQVPASAPPPAAPIQATPRKPTAGKTRSDVAVAPARVEAPPAASDELTPLTRPVVPETQGSSPGDARDSTAEPVLLAQENPALTVASLPSPASPLVEDPRISALRRAYLDALPPLIRPYQRYPLPALRAGREGTVIVRFVLERDGRLRETAILQSSGDALLDQAAASAIARVPRFPAFPAELPDASLPIELPVRFDRSLR; from the coding sequence GTGAATGCAAACCTCCAGCGCTTTCTGCTTTTCCTGGTCTTTTCCCTGCTGCTGCACGGGCTGCTCATGCTGGCTCCGGCGCGTCAGCCCAGCGCGCCGGCCTCGGATCGTTCCTCCGGCAAGGCGCTGCGCATTGAGGTCATGACTGTGCCCGCGCAGGCTGTCGAGTCCGCGCAATCCGTTCCAATTCCTCCGGTGGTTTCCGAAGCGCCGCCGCTTGCGCGGCAAGTGCCCGCGTCAGCCCCACCCCCCGCCGCGCCGATCCAAGCCACGCCCAGGAAGCCTACTGCCGGGAAAACCCGCTCTGACGTCGCCGTTGCCCCCGCCCGCGTCGAAGCCCCTCCCGCCGCATCCGACGAACTTACCCCCCTTACGCGGCCGGTCGTGCCTGAAACCCAGGGTTCATCCCCGGGCGATGCGCGGGATTCCACCGCTGAACCCGTACTCCTCGCGCAGGAGAACCCGGCGCTCACCGTGGCGAGTCTGCCGTCGCCGGCTTCGCCCCTTGTCGAGGATCCACGCATCAGCGCCCTGCGCCGGGCCTATCTCGACGCCTTGCCGCCCTTGATCCGCCCCTATCAGCGCTACCCCCTGCCGGCCCTGCGCGCCGGGCGCGAGGGCACGGTCATCGTGCGCTTTGTGCTGGAGCGTGACGGGCGGCTGCGCGAAACCGCCATTCTGCAAAGTTCCGGGGATGCCCTGCTCGATCAGGCCGCCGCTTCGGCCATCGCGCGGGTGCCGCGTTTTCCCGCGTTTCCCGCCGAGCTTCCCGACGCGAGCCTGCCCATCGAATTGCCGGTGCGCTTTGACCGCTCCCTGCGTTGA
- a CDS encoding NADH-quinone oxidoreductase subunit N — METMLFLPELLLILLVLLCFFASLGAPRTGLLQGAVMLLATLAMLASAATFNQSGLLFFEAYRIDALSQLFKVILCAGLVLVAWAGPGLRGIEQRLRPEYYMFLAISTLGLVMLASAVELVTIFLALEISSYALFVAIPFRQPQRSREQYEAGIKYVLFGAAASGLSLFGMSYIFGLSGTTYLAELAALLPGMIGAQPLVVPGMVLLLCGFFYKLALFPMHFWTPDVYQGAANETAGFVATLPKLGAVILLLRLVSLAGVDMTQLTWALGILAVLSMTVGNLAALVQNDIKRLLAYSSIAHAGYLLLGILAGNPLGQAGAIYYAAGYLLMNLACFFVLYHLSGDSRNLSLDDLKGLYRRSPLLAFTLAAGAFSLAGIPPTIGFTGKFVLFTAAFQKGLYGLVVLALVNAAISVFFYLKMVRAAYLSTDENNESLPLGFGTRLLGYGLILAIVLLGVLPQGFLALAKAAVAQL; from the coding sequence ATGGAAACCATGCTTTTTCTGCCCGAACTGCTGCTGATCCTGCTCGTCCTGCTGTGCTTCTTCGCCTCCCTGGGCGCGCCGCGCACCGGCCTGCTGCAGGGCGCGGTAATGCTGCTCGCGACCCTGGCGATGCTTGCCTCGGCCGCGACCTTCAACCAGTCGGGGCTGCTGTTTTTCGAGGCCTACCGCATCGACGCGCTCTCCCAGCTGTTCAAGGTGATTCTCTGCGCCGGGCTCGTCCTGGTGGCCTGGGCCGGGCCGGGCCTGCGCGGCATCGAGCAACGCCTGCGCCCCGAATACTATATGTTTCTGGCGATCAGCACCCTGGGCCTGGTGATGCTGGCCAGCGCCGTGGAGCTGGTGACCATCTTCCTCGCCCTGGAGATTTCCTCCTACGCCCTGTTCGTCGCCATTCCCTTCCGCCAGCCGCAGCGCAGCCGCGAGCAGTACGAAGCGGGCATCAAATACGTGTTGTTCGGCGCCGCCGCCTCGGGGTTGAGCCTGTTCGGCATGAGCTACATTTTCGGCCTGAGCGGCACCACCTACCTCGCGGAGCTGGCGGCGCTGCTGCCCGGCATGATCGGCGCCCAGCCCCTGGTGGTGCCGGGGATGGTGCTGCTGCTGTGCGGCTTTTTCTACAAGCTCGCCCTGTTTCCCATGCACTTCTGGACGCCCGACGTCTACCAGGGGGCGGCCAATGAAACCGCTGGGTTCGTCGCCACCCTGCCCAAACTCGGCGCGGTGATTCTGCTGCTGCGTCTGGTGAGTCTGGCCGGCGTCGACATGACGCAGCTGACCTGGGCGCTGGGCATCCTCGCCGTGCTGTCCATGACCGTGGGTAACCTGGCCGCCCTGGTGCAAAACGACATCAAGCGCCTGCTCGCCTATTCGAGCATCGCCCATGCCGGCTATCTGCTGCTCGGCATCCTCGCCGGCAATCCTCTGGGGCAGGCGGGGGCCATCTATTATGCGGCGGGCTATCTGCTCATGAACCTGGCCTGTTTCTTCGTGCTCTATCACCTGAGCGGAGACAGCCGCAATCTGTCCCTCGATGACCTCAAGGGGCTCTATCGCCGCTCGCCGCTGCTCGCCTTCACCCTGGCGGCCGGCGCCTTCAGCCTCGCCGGCATCCCGCCGACCATCGGCTTTACCGGAAAGTTCGTACTCTTCACCGCCGCCTTCCAGAAAGGCCTCTACGGGCTGGTGGTGCTCGCCCTGGTCAATGCCGCCATTTCCGTGTTCTTCTACTTGAAGATGGTACGCGCCGCCTATCTGAGCACGGACGAAAACAACGAATCGCTGCCCCTGGGTTTCGGCACGCGCCTGCTCGGCTATGGCCTGATTCTGGCCATCGTGCTGCTCGGCGTGCTGCCCCAAGGCTTTCTGGCCCTGGCCAAGGCGGCGGTGGCGCAGTTGTAG